Within the uncultured Draconibacterium sp. genome, the region ATGCAAAGATCGACAGCACGGTTCGACTCACCGAACTTCGGGAAGATATAAAAAATGCCAAACTCGATTTAGAATACAATAAAATTGATTTGGAACAATCGATTTACGAATCGGCAGCTTACCAGCGCAAGGCTCAAATGACGTACAAAAAAGCAGAGAATACAATTGCCAAAAAGCAGCGTGATTACCAGCTTGAACAGAATAAGTTGAAAATGGGTGTAGCCCGCTCGGAAGATAAGGTAAATCGCAGCCAGGAGAAAATTTCAAAATTCCAACAGGCTATGCAAGCAGCACGTATTACTGCTCCTGAAGACGGGATTGTAATTTTTGGCGAGAATTGGGATGGCACCAAATACAGTAAAGATGGCGATATTTCTACCTGGTCGAACGGCCCTCCGATTGCTACTTTGCCTGATATGTCGGACGTGATATCGGAAACCTACGTGAAAGAGATCGATATTTCGAAGATAAATGTAGGAGACAAAGTCAGGGTTTCGTTTGACGCGCTGGAAGGAGTGGTCATCAATGGCGAAATAAATTCAATTGCACGCGTTGGTGAAGACCATAAAGATTTTGATATGAAAGTTTTTAAGGTACTTATTCACCTCGATGAATCGAACGACGGATTAAAGCCGGCAATGTCGAGCAACAACGAAATAATTCTGGCCGATAAGGACGAAGCCTTGTTTGTTCCGCTAAAAGCTGTTATTAGCGAAAATGGTGAGGATTTTGTTTACCTGTCGAAACATAACAACAAGGAGAAAACTCCGGTAACCACAGGTTTTGAGAATGACGAATTCGTGCTGATAGAAAGCGGACTTCAGGAAGGCGACAAGGTAATTTTAAACCCGGTATTGGAAGAAATTTAGAATAATATTAGCAATCAATATGGAAAACGGGCTGAATTTTCAGTCCGTTTTTTTGTTTAAATTCGCGGCATGCAGAAATCGGTACATCCTAACATCTATTTGTTTAATCCCACTTGCGAATACGCGGTGGCAAATGGCAATGCTTCGTGGAATCCGAATAAGATTCTGCAAAAAATGGAATCCGATCTGGCCACACTCCCACTCTATTTTGCAACTAAAAATGACGTTGTAATTGTCCCTCAACCCCCCAACGGTGAATTTTATGAGCATCTGCAAAAAATTGGAGTTACACCGCCTGTTTTTGTAACAGAAAAAGAGCTGCAAAATAATCCACCTGAAGAAGTTGGAAAACTTCAGCCGTGGGGATGGAGCCCAGCCGTACACAAGCGTTTGGAAAGTCTGAAACCGCTTTGTGCCGATGAATTCAAAACATCTCCGGTATTTATGTGGAAACCGGAGTACCGCGAGCTTTATTCCAAGAAATTTGCATTGCAGATATTACAACAACTGACAGCAAATCATCCGTCGCCCCATTTTCTCAGTGAAAATGAAATAACCGAAGTTTGTGAAACGCAAGAGCAAATAGAAACGCTTCTGGCAAAATGGGACAGACTAATGGTAAAAGCTCCGTGGAGCAGCTCTGGACGCGGATTACAACCGATTACCAAGCAGCCAATACATGATAAAGTTTGGGAGAAATTGCTCGGAATTGTAAAGGAACAGGGATATGCTATTGTTGAAGCTTTTCAGAATAAAGAGCTCGATCTGGCTTTTCAATTTGAGTTAAAAGCCGGCGAAATTCACTATTGGGGAACCAGCAATTTTTCGGCCGACAAAAAAGGGCAATACCTGGGAAACAGCCTCAACGGATTACCTGATGAACTGGATCAGGATGTGAAGAACTTTTCAAAAGAAATGTCAGCACTGATCATTCCTGCGCTGAAAGAAGAGCTTGGAAAAAGTAAATTAGCTGACAACTACGAAGGCTATTTTGGTGTCGACACATTGATTTTCAGAGACAAAACCGGGGCACTAAAAATAAATCCATGCCTTGAAATTAATGTGCGCCACAACATGGGCTTGCTTTCTCTTTATCTCGAAAGATTTGTTGCGCCAACAAAAAAAGGTCGCTTCCGCATCTATTACAATCCGAAAAAACGTTTTGTCGATTTCTGCCAACAAATGAGCCACGACCACCCTCTTGTTCTTGAAAATCAAAAAATTGTATCCGGCTTTTTCCCGTTAACAGCCTTTTCCGGCACTACCGAATTTGGGGCCTACCTCCTCGTTTAATTCTCCAGCCTTGATTTTAACTTCATTTTTTTTACCTTTAAATGAACGAATTAACCGGGCTGCTATGGAAAATAAAGACGAAAAATACACCAAAAAGGGAAAGCTTTCGAAAAAATTCTACGAAAAGGAACTCAACAGATTGCAGATTGAATTGGTGCGCCTGCAGGAGTGGATAAAGTTTAAGGGACTTAAAGTTGTAGTGATTTTTGAAGGGCGTGACGCAGCCGGAAAAGGAGGCACAATTAAACGCATCATTCAAACGTTGAATCCACGGATTTGCCGGGTTGTTGCGCTGGGTACTCCAACCGAACGCGAAAAAACTCAATGGTATTTTCAGCGCTATGCACCACATCTTCCCGCAGCCGGCGAAATGGTTTTGTTCGACCGCAGTTGGTACAACCGGGCCGGTGTGGAAAAAGTAATGGGCTTTTGTACCAACGAAGAATACTGGGAGTTTCTTCGCGCGTGTCCAAATTTCGAACGTATGTTGATCCGCTCGGGAATCATTCTGATTAAATACTGGTTTTCCGTAAGTCAGGATGAGCAGGAAAAACGTTTCAGAGCGCGATTAAACGAACCAACAAAACGCTGGAAACTGAGCCCGATGGATATTAAATCGATGGAGAAATTTGAAGAATATTCAAAAGCCAAAGATGAAATGTTTGCCTACACCGACACCAAAATAAGTCCGTGGTTAATGGTTGATGCCGACGATAAAAAACGCGCCCGGCTGAATTGTATTCATCATTTATTATCATCAATCGCTTACAAAGAACTGGAACAACCGGAAATTGTGCTTCCTGAACGGCAGGAAAGAAAAGGTTATATCCGCCCACCACTTGATGAAATGACTTATGTGCCGGAAGTTTATTAAAATAAAATCATTGTTCCCGGAAATCACCAACGGGGCAAAAAATACAAAATTTTAGGAAAACTCTCCCTCATTCCCTCTCTACGAGTAGCTACCCTTTATACACATCTTTTAAGAACTTCATTGCTACAAGGTAGCCTTCATATTTGTTGTAAAAGACATCAAGTCCGTTCTTAACCGATATGTACCCTGGTGGGCCATGGGATTTATAACCGCTCCAGCCACTAAGCCGTGCTATTGCCCAGGCACACCATGCCAAGCTTTGGCAGGGATATGGGTTTTGTTGTTTCTTCGTTTTCCCTTCTATCTCATTTTTTAATAATAACCCTATAAACTTTATTTGTTGTTGGCTAAAGACCAGTTCAGCTTTTATTGCTTCTTTATTGTTGAGCGATAACTTAAGTACCATTATCGTTAATGCCACCTGGAGTGCCATGACAACCTGTTTTTTCAATGCTGCACCAGTTTCAAGTTGCGAGGCTTCAAGTTCAAAGCCCTTGCTTTTCATTATCCTGAAAAGTTCTTCAATAAACCACCTGTTGCCGTACCATTCAAGGCATTTCATTGCCTGGCTTGCCCCGGTTATTGGGTGTGTAGTCAATAACCTCCAAACTATCGGGGGTTCTCCCCCGGGAATTGTTCCCGGTTGTTCCCGGGCTTCAATAGCCCATAATTCAACATATTCAGGAAGGTTCTTGTCGCGTAACCTTTCAGGCCTTTTTATTTTAACCTTTACATATTTTAATGCCATCTTTGCTGTACGGGCTTTTCGCTTTTTATTCCCTTTTATCTCTAAACCATAAACAGCTTTTTGTTCTTGCCCTGATAGCTTTTTATAAAGTTTCCCGTCCCCTTCTGCCAATTTCCTGTCTATTCTTGAACGCACCAGTAAATGGGTTCGTTCATCCGACACAAGGGCAAACTCGCTAAAAATATCGGATTCCCTGTCCCCAATGATGGTCAACAGTGGTGCTTTGTCTAAAACAGATTGTGTTTTTCGGGCACTTTCAACCCAACGGTACGATTCCTTTTCTGCGATATCCTGTTTCCAGTAACTTCGCTCAAATTTATCCTGTTTGTCCCAGTTACGGTTCCACAATTCTATGCTTGACAGGCCAATAGGCATTTTGTCTCCTTCGTTTACCACCAACATGGGATGGCAAAAGAAGCCCGCGTTGTCGTTCTTTGTTACCGGGCCGATATCTTTGTCTTTTTTCCCAATCCGTTGCAGATGGTTGGTAAAATTAAACTCTGTTGTGTCCTGTATGCAAAGAAGGTGTGCACCGCCTTGCTTGGCCTTGCAACTGGAAATTACACTTTCCGTTAGTTCGATATGGCTGAAACTATTATTCCCAAACATACGATATGCCCCAATTTTTTCTGTATTTGTTCTACTAAATTTGTTTACTACTGCTTTGCCGAAGTTAAGCATATCTCCCATAATTTTTTCTGCACGTTTTTCTATTCGGACATCAGGTAAAAAACCGCTAAAAAAACCCTTAAACTCCTTGACTATCACAGCTTTAAGATACGAAAAATCAACCAGAATGCCAATATTATGCTGTTGTTAATCAGACTGTTAGTTGTGTTTTTATCAACAATTTTATGTTAGCCCAACAATAAATCAAAGAACGAATATTTGTGTATAAAGGGTAGCTACGAGTAGAGAGGGACGATTGTGTCGAAGGCACAATCAGGGTGAGTCTTTAAATTTGGAACCTATAATTACTATTGATTTTCAGCTTGATTTAAGAAAAAAGGGAAGCTACCCGCTTCCCTTTCCATTTTCTTCTCCACTATTCTAGTTATCCCTTGTTCTGGTCATGTCGAACAGATGCCTCGCCTGCTCTCCAAGGAATCCTGAGAATAATTTCTCCTCCCCATTTTCAATCACTAAACCTCTTTGTGCTAATTCATAGTAGGCATAGGTCCAGGACATTTTTTCTATTCCATCATCGCCCTTAACCTCTACATCTTCTTTTACAGCCAACGTTGCCGATTGCTGCAATTTACTTCCCTTTTCTCCTTCAAGTGCCTCTTTCATTGGTATTCCAGCATCTGCCATTCCTTTACAGGTAGCTTCCAGATCGGGCCACTCACTTACGTTCTGATAATTTACAAAAGCCGTAAAATGATTTACTGCGTTACCATGCAGCAGCACCCAGGCTGCATATTGCGATACATCGTTAACTTTCAAAACATCGTCTCTATGCGGAACGCTCCATGGCCTTCTAAAATATTGAGCTAAGTCTTTTACCAGCATTTCGCCTGCCACCCTTGGCAATTCGCCTTTTTCTTTTAAAGTCGCCAACAACCCGATACTCTCATCCGATAATAAATAAGGCGTATCTTTTACTGTATTTTTTATTATTTGCTGTGCCCATCCAGGTAGTTCTTCCACCTCTAACTGGCTCACAAATAATTTAGGAAACATGGGATCGGGATGCTCAAAATGAACGGCTTTCAGTTTTTTCTTTTTGAAATTATATTTCTCAACCGGAACATACTCCAGACAAGAAATGATATGTTTTATTGCTCTTATCCCCTCAGGCTGCTCTCCGGTGTGTGTGTTAAATGTTCGAAAGGCGATATGATCGTTTACAACGCTACCTCCTTTATCAATAATCAACCGCTGATATTCCCGAGCATACGAAACACGATCGAGATACATAACCCACAGCTGCGTGAGTAATGCTTTGGTAATTTCTCTTGCTGTAACTTTCATTCGTTTATAATTGCTTATTTTTTATGACAACTCATGTAACTCTCAGAAAATTTTATCATTCATCTCTATAATTTAGAATGTTGAAATTTTCTGCTCGTTTCATCCTGTAGCTTTTCTCTTTTAAACATAAAAAGCAAAGCTTTTGTTACTAAAAAACAGATGTTTAAGAATATAGGATAATTGATGAAAAAACTATAGCACAGACTTGTGTTGTCTCGTTTTTTTCATGAATTCGAGCACGTCGTCTTTAGTAAAAGAACTGGTTGCGCCCATTTTTGTTGTGTTTAATGCCCCAACTGCATTCCCGAATTTTAGGGCTTCGTCAACCGGTTTTCCATTCAGGTAATAATGTAAAAATCCGGCGGCAAATGCCATTCCCGATCCAACATTGTCAATGGCCTTCAAATTATAACCCGGCTCAAAAAATAAACCGTCGGTGGCATGAAGTGCTAAAACTCCAACGCTTCCACGTGTGATAATTACAATATCGAGTTTGAATTCTTTTGATAAGGTTTGTGCGAAATCTTCAACTTTGGTGTATTCGATCTCCAGTTTTTCGGCCAGAAATTCGATTTCTTTCTCTTTAATGCGTACAACATTGGCGGCGTTCAATAAACGTTTTACCACTTTTACGCTGAAAAAGTGTTCGAATAATTTTAGATCGAAAAAATGAAGTGAATCGGGCGATTCTTTAATCAGCTCCCGCAATGTGTTTTTAGAGATCCCAAAACGTTGTGGCAACAATCCAAACACCAAACAATCGGCTTTTCGAACCAATTTTAATGCTTCGGCTGAAAACTCGATATGATCAAAAGCAACATCATGAGCTACTTTATAAACCGCCTCGTCATTTTCGTTAAAACTAACCTCAACTGTTCCGGTTTTAAACACGGGGTCGAGCTGAACGTTTTTATCAGAAATACCAAGTTTTATAAGCGTTTCAATGGCTTCAGTTCCCAATTCATCGTCGCCAACGCGCGAAAGTAAATAGCCTTTTTCGCCCAGTGAGTTACACCGGAAAACGAAATTAGAAGGTGTTCCTCCCAACACTTTACCATTAGGTAAAATGTCCCAAACAACCTCGCCAAATGCAACTATTTTTTTAGCCATAATTTTACTTTCGGATGCAAATGTAAAAATTAATAAAAAGCTAACAAAAGTCTGTATGTGTCTCTTTTACAAAATAAAAGCAGAAATATATTAAACGATTGATAATGAACTGTTTTTACACACAAAAAAAAATGAGACCAAAAAACAAATTTTACACTAAAGCGTTTGTTTCAATATTATGAACTATTTAGCACATCTCCATCTTTCGGGCGAATCGGAAAAAATGCTGGTTGGCAATTTTATCGGCGATTATATAAAAGGCAATAAATACCTGCAGTATGAGGAAGAAGTTGCCAAAGGCATTTTGCTTCATCGACAAATTGATTCGTTTACCGATGCGCATCCGATACAACGGGAAGCCCGGTTGATGTTCCGCCCCGAATTTGGATTGTACTCGGGAATTGTGGTTGATTTTGTTTACGATCATTTTCTGGCGAAAAACTGGAATCAGTATTCTCCCCTTCGTTTGCCGGTTTTTGCCAAACGGGTTCATGCCATTTTACTTAGCCACTTTAGTACGTTGCCCTTAAGAGTTCAGGGATTTTTGCCATTTCTTATTCAACACAAACGTTTAGTTTCGTATGCTTCGGTTGATGGGATTATACAGTCGTTAAAAATTATGGGGAAACATTCCAGCCTGCCCTCGAAATCGGAGGAAGTTGAAAGGATTCTATTGGAAAACTACACGGAATTGGAGATAAATTTTGCGGCCTTTTTCACCGAGCTTGTCGACTTTGTTTCTAAGCAGCATGGTATTCAAATAAAAAAGCCCGATCTGACGACCGGGCTCTGATTGTTGAAATATCTTTTATGCAAGTAATTCAAGAAATGCTTGTTCGTAAAAGAAGTTCGATTCGCCAAAAGCAGGTTTTAAATCATCCAGCCAAATCGCATCCGGATCGTATTTTGCAAAAAACGGGCGACCTACCCAATTCGGATCACGGCCCTGTAAAAAGTTCAAAACAAATACTTTTTCTCCGGCAACTTCGCTAACGCCAACAATTTGTACTTTGCCCGGATTACACGACATACTTGGCCCTTTAACCGTGCGGCAAACGCCACTCACCTGTTTGTAGGCATTTCCGAAAATCTTCCAGGCGCGGTCGAGCGTTACTGCGAAATAATCCTGTGCTCCGGTGTCGCGGGCAATAAACATGTAATATGGAATAATGCCCAGTTTCACCTGTTCTCTCCAGTTTTCGGCCCAAATGTCGCTATGGTCGTTTATATGATGCAGTAACGGCGATTGCGAACGAATCTGTACTCCGGCGCCAATCAGTCGTTTTACGGCCTTCTGAACAGCCTCGGTTTTTAATTCTCCCGGATGATTGAAGTGCGCCATCAGTGCCACGTTTATTCCACGCTTTTTAACTTTCTCGAACAAACGCAATAAATCATCAGCATCCTCATCAGTGGTATAACGATAAGGCCAGTAAGCCAGCGATTTTGTTCCGATACGGATATTTCGCAGGTTTGGAATATCAGCGTCGAGCAACGCATTAAAATACGTCTCGAAAAATTTGGTTTTCATCACTGCCGGATCGCCCCCGGTAAACAAAACATCGCTAACATACGGATTGGCTTTCAGGTATTCGACCAAAGTGTCTGCCTCTTTCATGGCAAACTTAAAGTCGTTTAGCGCAAACTGCGGCCAACGAAAACAAAAGGTACAATAAGCGTGGCAGGTTTGTCCCTGGGTAGGAAAAAACAACATGGTTTCGCGGTATTTATGTTGAATGCCGCTAAGTTTTTTTCCGTTAAAAACCGGCACATTACTCTCCTGTCCGGCAGGGTTTGGATTAAGCTTTAACCTGATTTTATTAACTTCTTCCTGAATGGATTTTCGTGGTGCATTACTTGTAATTAACGAAGCCATTTTATTAAAACTGGCTTTGTCAAGCATTTCTCGTTGCGGAAAATTTAGAATAAAAAACGGATCGCGTTCAAAATTATTCCAGTCGATCAACTCATCAACTACATAATTATCAGTTTTAAATGGCAAAACCGTTCCAACAACCTCAATTTCCAGTTTCTGTTCTTCCGAAAGAAACTCCATCTGCGGAATTTGCCTAAAGTTATGAAGAGAATAAGGTTTATAATTCATTCGTTTGTATTTTTTCTATTTTCAATGGTAACTCATGTAACTCGCGAATCATATTCTTTTGTATCAAAAAAACTTTTTATCATGCTCGTTTCATCTCATTAAAATTTTTAATGGGATCGCATGCAAGTCGATCTGCAAAAGTGAACGCACAAGCCTAAGTATTCGCTACTCGAATAAATCTGCGGTTCTTCCTCCCATAGGATATTAAAGAACTATGTTAATTTTTACTGTCTGTTTTTCCCTTTATTTGATGAATTTCTGCGTAGAAATTCTTCCGATTTTTTAAAAGCCTCACAAAGGTATAAAAATGGGGGTAGTAAAAAAATGTTATAAAGAATCTTAAGAAGTGCGTAAAAACTAGTCGGAAAGCTTCTCTAAACGACTGGCATCCAGCCGAATGAATATAAACAACAAGATTGTAAACGACCACAACGAGGATCCGCCATAACTAAAGAACGGAAGTGGTATACCAATAACCGGCATCATTCCAATGGTCATTCCAATGTTTACCATAAAGTGGAAAAAGAGGATAACTGCCACCGAATAACCGTAAATCCGCGAGAATGTTGATCGTTGCCGCTCTGCAAGCCAGATAAGGCGCATAAAGAAGAACAAAAAAAGCAAAATAATGGTCAGTGTTCCTGCAAATCCCCACTCTTCGCCAACAGTGCAGAATATAAAATCAGTACTTTGTTCTGGTACAAAATCGAACTTGGTTTGTGTGCCTTCCAGGTAGCCTTTTCCCCACATTCCTCCTGAACCAATGGCAATTTTACTTTGATTTACGTGGTAGCCCGCACCTTGCGGATTCGACTCGATACCAAGCAGTTCGTTTATCCGAACCTGATGGTGTGGTTCCAAAAAGTTCTCGAAACCATAATCAACCGAAATGGTGAACAGAATAGAACCAATGAATATAATCGCAACTTTTGTATAATTCGAGAATTTATTCCGAACACTTTGGTACAACACAATTAATGAGCCTACTACTGCTCCGGCCAATATAAATTGTGCCAGTTCGTATGAGGTGTTGATCACATAGTTTAAAAGAATAAAAAAGCCAATGGACAAGGCATAAATAATGACAACATTTACAAACTGTTTGAGCTTTGGATTAAAGATCAGAAACATTAATAAAGCCACTCCAACCATTATTAAAGCCAAAGTGATGTTGGTTAAAACCAACGCTAAAACAAAGAGAATTGCCACCAAGGTTCCAAAGAAAAGTACCACACCCGATAATCCTTCACGATACAGCACCAGAACAAACGAGAAGTAAACCAATGCAGAACCGGTATCGTTTTGCATCAAAATTAAAACCACCGGTGCAAATATTATTGCCGCAATGGTCAATAATGATTTTGTCGTTTGTAGTTTAAAACCATGCGTACTCATGTAACGTGCAAGTGCCAGTGCTGTAGCAAACTTGGCAAATTCCGACGGTTGAAAAGTTATTGGTCCCAGTTGAAACCAGGATCGGGCGCCATGAATCTCCTTCCCGATAAACGGTACCAGCAGAAGTAACAAGACTAATACGCCATAGATGATATAGGAGAAAAAAATATAAAAATTCACTTCTAACAACATGATTACAAGTGCCAAGACCGATGCGGCTCCGATCCACATCAGCTGTTTTCCATATTGTTGAGTGATATCGAAAATACTCTGATGCTCGTCGCTGTACAAAGCTGCGTAAATATTAAACCAGCCCAAAAACAGCATTAAAATATACAGGGCAACGGTTAACCAGTCAATATTTGCTAATATGTTATTTCTTCTTGGCATTAATTTGCTAATTCAGGGTTGTGCGGATCTGTTAAAACAGCCTCCATCATTTGTTTTTCGTAAATAAGGCGGTTATCGGCTATGGTATCATTCAGGTATTTTTCAATCAGTAAACTGGCAATTGGAGCTGCATAATCCCCCCCCCATTTACTGTGTTCCACATAAACACAAAGCGCAATTTTCGGGTCGCCTTCAGGCGCAAAAGCCATGTACGCGCCATGATCAATTCCCTGGTTATTTTCAATGGTTCCGGTTTTTCCGCAATAACTGATTCCGGGAACAGAGCGTTTCAAACGCGCAATGGTAACTTGCCGCATTCCCTCATATACAGGCTCGAAATATTGGGCTTTAACTCCGATTTCGTGTTTTACCGAAAAACTGCTACGCACCGTATCATTCTCAACTTCCTTAATAATATGAGGTTGATAATAGTAGCCTCTATTGGCCAGAATTGCCGCCAGGTTGGCCATTTGCAACGGTGTTGTTCCCAATTCGCCCTGACCAATTGCCAGCGAACGAATGGTTAATGCACGCCACCAATCGCCGTTAAACTTCCGGTTATAATACTCCACGGTTGGTCGCAATCCCGGGTTCTCATTGTAAAACTCGGAACTTATTTTTTGCCCCAGTCCAAAACGTTTTACATACTCACTCCATACATGAAATCCTTCAGCAGTTGTTGGGTATTTATTGATCGTATTTCGGAAAGTATTCCACAAAAACGGGTTGCACGACTCGCGAACAGCATCGATAACACCGGCCGGCGAGATATGATTATGTGTACATTTGATCGGACTCGATGCCTTTCCATTACAAACAATCCGTGTGGCATTGTTGATAGCACCTTCCTGCAGACCAATTAAAATATTGAATGGTTTGAATGTTGATCCCGGCGGATAACGCGCTTGCAAAGCGCGGTTAAACAATGGCATTAAAGTATCGTTTTGCAGATGGCTAAAGTTTTTTCCACGAACCCGGCCCACCAACAAA harbors:
- a CDS encoding efflux RND transporter periplasmic adaptor subunit, coding for MAIKRKHIIITAAVICVIAIAAFAGSLTTTKSEKFYVVEKGPFEATLTCKGEINGLVATPIPMPKILGDRELRIWQLKILDLAQDGKYVKKGDFIMQLDASQIISSMRQEQQNLETEEADLKNAKIDSTVRLTELREDIKNAKLDLEYNKIDLEQSIYESAAYQRKAQMTYKKAENTIAKKQRDYQLEQNKLKMGVARSEDKVNRSQEKISKFQQAMQAARITAPEDGIVIFGENWDGTKYSKDGDISTWSNGPPIATLPDMSDVISETYVKEIDISKINVGDKVRVSFDALEGVVINGEINSIARVGEDHKDFDMKVFKVLIHLDESNDGLKPAMSSNNEIILADKDEALFVPLKAVISENGEDFVYLSKHNNKEKTPVTTGFENDEFVLIESGLQEGDKVILNPVLEEI
- the ppk2 gene encoding polyphosphate kinase 2; the encoded protein is MENKDEKYTKKGKLSKKFYEKELNRLQIELVRLQEWIKFKGLKVVVIFEGRDAAGKGGTIKRIIQTLNPRICRVVALGTPTEREKTQWYFQRYAPHLPAAGEMVLFDRSWYNRAGVEKVMGFCTNEEYWEFLRACPNFERMLIRSGIILIKYWFSVSQDEQEKRFRARLNEPTKRWKLSPMDIKSMEKFEEYSKAKDEMFAYTDTKISPWLMVDADDKKRARLNCIHHLLSSIAYKELEQPEIVLPERQERKGYIRPPLDEMTYVPEVY
- a CDS encoding IS4 family transposase; translation: MIVKEFKGFFSGFLPDVRIEKRAEKIMGDMLNFGKAVVNKFSRTNTEKIGAYRMFGNNSFSHIELTESVISSCKAKQGGAHLLCIQDTTEFNFTNHLQRIGKKDKDIGPVTKNDNAGFFCHPMLVVNEGDKMPIGLSSIELWNRNWDKQDKFERSYWKQDIAEKESYRWVESARKTQSVLDKAPLLTIIGDRESDIFSEFALVSDERTHLLVRSRIDRKLAEGDGKLYKKLSGQEQKAVYGLEIKGNKKRKARTAKMALKYVKVKIKRPERLRDKNLPEYVELWAIEAREQPGTIPGGEPPIVWRLLTTHPITGASQAMKCLEWYGNRWFIEELFRIMKSKGFELEASQLETGAALKKQVVMALQVALTIMVLKLSLNNKEAIKAELVFSQQQIKFIGLLLKNEIEGKTKKQQNPYPCQSLAWCAWAIARLSGWSGYKSHGPPGYISVKNGLDVFYNKYEGYLVAMKFLKDVYKG
- a CDS encoding DUF1338 domain-containing protein produces the protein MKVTAREITKALLTQLWVMYLDRVSYAREYQRLIIDKGGSVVNDHIAFRTFNTHTGEQPEGIRAIKHIISCLEYVPVEKYNFKKKKLKAVHFEHPDPMFPKLFVSQLEVEELPGWAQQIIKNTVKDTPYLLSDESIGLLATLKEKGELPRVAGEMLVKDLAQYFRRPWSVPHRDDVLKVNDVSQYAAWVLLHGNAVNHFTAFVNYQNVSEWPDLEATCKGMADAGIPMKEALEGEKGSKLQQSATLAVKEDVEVKGDDGIEKMSWTYAYYELAQRGLVIENGEEKLFSGFLGEQARHLFDMTRTRDN
- a CDS encoding PfkB family carbohydrate kinase; this encodes MAKKIVAFGEVVWDILPNGKVLGGTPSNFVFRCNSLGEKGYLLSRVGDDELGTEAIETLIKLGISDKNVQLDPVFKTGTVEVSFNENDEAVYKVAHDVAFDHIEFSAEALKLVRKADCLVFGLLPQRFGISKNTLRELIKESPDSLHFFDLKLFEHFFSVKVVKRLLNAANVVRIKEKEIEFLAEKLEIEYTKVEDFAQTLSKEFKLDIVIITRGSVGVLALHATDGLFFEPGYNLKAIDNVGSGMAFAAGFLHYYLNGKPVDEALKFGNAVGALNTTKMGATSSFTKDDVLEFMKKTRQHKSVL
- a CDS encoding ACP phosphodiesterase, whose amino-acid sequence is MNYLAHLHLSGESEKMLVGNFIGDYIKGNKYLQYEEEVAKGILLHRQIDSFTDAHPIQREARLMFRPEFGLYSGIVVDFVYDHFLAKNWNQYSPLRLPVFAKRVHAILLSHFSTLPLRVQGFLPFLIQHKRLVSYASVDGIIQSLKIMGKHSSLPSKSEEVERILLENYTELEINFAAFFTELVDFVSKQHGIQIKKPDLTTGL
- a CDS encoding lysine 2,3-aminomutase, yielding MNYKPYSLHNFRQIPQMEFLSEEQKLEIEVVGTVLPFKTDNYVVDELIDWNNFERDPFFILNFPQREMLDKASFNKMASLITSNAPRKSIQEEVNKIRLKLNPNPAGQESNVPVFNGKKLSGIQHKYRETMLFFPTQGQTCHAYCTFCFRWPQFALNDFKFAMKEADTLVEYLKANPYVSDVLFTGGDPAVMKTKFFETYFNALLDADIPNLRNIRIGTKSLAYWPYRYTTDEDADDLLRLFEKVKKRGINVALMAHFNHPGELKTEAVQKAVKRLIGAGVQIRSQSPLLHHINDHSDIWAENWREQVKLGIIPYYMFIARDTGAQDYFAVTLDRAWKIFGNAYKQVSGVCRTVKGPSMSCNPGKVQIVGVSEVAGEKVFVLNFLQGRDPNWVGRPFFAKYDPDAIWLDDLKPAFGESNFFYEQAFLELLA
- the rodA gene encoding rod shape-determining protein RodA, which produces MPRRNNILANIDWLTVALYILMLFLGWFNIYAALYSDEHQSIFDITQQYGKQLMWIGAASVLALVIMLLEVNFYIFFSYIIYGVLVLLLLLVPFIGKEIHGARSWFQLGPITFQPSEFAKFATALALARYMSTHGFKLQTTKSLLTIAAIIFAPVVLILMQNDTGSALVYFSFVLVLYREGLSGVVLFFGTLVAILFVLALVLTNITLALIMVGVALLMFLIFNPKLKQFVNVVIIYALSIGFFILLNYVINTSYELAQFILAGAVVGSLIVLYQSVRNKFSNYTKVAIIFIGSILFTISVDYGFENFLEPHHQVRINELLGIESNPQGAGYHVNQSKIAIGSGGMWGKGYLEGTQTKFDFVPEQSTDFIFCTVGEEWGFAGTLTIILLFLFFFMRLIWLAERQRSTFSRIYGYSVAVILFFHFMVNIGMTIGMMPVIGIPLPFFSYGGSSLWSFTILLFIFIRLDASRLEKLSD
- the mrdA gene encoding penicillin-binding protein 2, yielding MNNLSKRSYIVAAVFAVVGLIYAIDLFRLQVLDSDYKQYATNNVLREVVQYPARGLVYDRNGELLVYNKTAYDLMITPREVEQFDTLLLCNLLDITRPDLEEEIAKAKKYSRYKPSVLIKQISPENFALLQEQLYKFKGFHSQTRTLREYTHPVAAHVLGYVGEVNTNDIKRDTYYKSGDYIGQSGVERTYEKQLRGVKGVKKYMVDVHNRIQGSYLNGGEDKPAEIGKNLVSTIDIELQLYAEELFQNKKGAVVAIEPKTGEILAMLSAPTYDPGLLVGRVRGKNFSHLQNDTLMPLFNRALQARYPPGSTFKPFNILIGLQEGAINNATRIVCNGKASSPIKCTHNHISPAGVIDAVRESCNPFLWNTFRNTINKYPTTAEGFHVWSEYVKRFGLGQKISSEFYNENPGLRPTVEYYNRKFNGDWWRALTIRSLAIGQGELGTTPLQMANLAAILANRGYYYQPHIIKEVENDTVRSSFSVKHEIGVKAQYFEPVYEGMRQVTIARLKRSVPGISYCGKTGTIENNQGIDHGAYMAFAPEGDPKIALCVYVEHSKWGGDYAAPIASLLIEKYLNDTIADNRLIYEKQMMEAVLTDPHNPELAN